A genome region from Dickeya dadantii NCPPB 898 includes the following:
- a CDS encoding ABC transporter substrate-binding protein, whose translation MRKLAFSAWAAAMMLSLGVSGQAAAETTANAGGNLIIGITSGDPLVMNPLYASDRTTLTIMQALYSPLYSYNEGKVEWGLAESLTPSADNRTYTLKLKPGLKWQDGQAITADDVVFTFNKLLDENQHSFFRSMFVYNNQPVAVSKVDDLTVKFTLPQVSAAFAGSLVQIYPIPQHVFANEADLSKSAKNDAPVGSGPFKFGEYRSGQYYALSRFDEYWNGKPKLEAVTYRFARDANAARLAMQNGEINLKLIDPQDVRPLKATGRFDFIIYPEGRLAYMVFNQNVDSMKNKALRQAIAYAINKDELVQTAFTSLDYAKPANSILTPDTLYQTGDVEAYPYNLDKAKALFRESGQPQGLKLRLAYINANKTQESMGLYIQQQLKGIGINVELLPLDANAMSQKGRDKNNTAYELSLGGYIMGAEPDGYKSLFMSNEDYNYAHYKNPAFDALWDNGAVETDAGRRAAIYKDIQQTVANEMVWYPIAYTNAVVAVDKRFGGTQEAEPKPVYLFQDLSKIYQQ comes from the coding sequence AATCCGCTGTATGCCAGCGACCGAACCACGCTCACCATCATGCAGGCGCTGTATTCGCCGCTGTACAGCTACAACGAGGGTAAGGTGGAGTGGGGGCTGGCGGAAAGTCTGACGCCATCAGCCGATAACCGGACCTACACGCTGAAACTCAAACCCGGCCTGAAGTGGCAGGATGGGCAAGCCATCACGGCCGATGATGTGGTGTTCACCTTCAATAAACTGCTGGATGAGAACCAACATAGCTTTTTCCGCAGCATGTTTGTGTACAACAACCAGCCGGTGGCGGTCAGCAAGGTGGACGACCTGACGGTGAAATTCACGCTGCCGCAAGTCAGCGCCGCCTTTGCCGGTTCGCTGGTGCAGATTTACCCCATCCCTCAGCATGTTTTTGCCAACGAAGCGGATTTATCGAAAAGCGCCAAAAACGATGCGCCGGTTGGTTCTGGTCCGTTCAAATTCGGTGAATACCGCTCCGGTCAGTACTATGCGCTGAGTCGTTTTGATGAGTACTGGAACGGCAAGCCGAAGCTGGAGGCGGTGACGTATCGCTTCGCCAGAGATGCCAACGCCGCCAGGCTGGCGATGCAGAATGGCGAAATCAACCTCAAGCTGATCGACCCGCAGGACGTCAGGCCGCTCAAGGCCACCGGCCGCTTTGACTTCATCATCTATCCGGAGGGCCGTCTGGCTTACATGGTGTTCAACCAGAACGTCGACAGCATGAAGAACAAAGCGCTGCGTCAGGCGATCGCCTATGCCATCAACAAGGACGAACTGGTGCAGACTGCGTTTACCTCGCTGGATTACGCCAAACCCGCCAATTCGATTCTGACGCCGGATACGCTCTACCAGACCGGGGATGTCGAGGCGTATCCCTACAACCTCGATAAGGCCAAAGCGCTGTTCCGCGAGTCCGGTCAGCCGCAGGGGCTGAAACTGCGGCTGGCGTATATCAACGCCAACAAAACGCAGGAGAGCATGGGGCTGTATATCCAGCAGCAGCTCAAGGGTATCGGCATCAATGTGGAGTTACTGCCGCTGGACGCCAACGCCATGTCGCAAAAAGGGCGCGACAAGAACAACACCGCCTACGAACTGAGTCTGGGCGGGTACATCATGGGCGCCGAGCCGGACGGCTACAAGTCGCTGTTCATGAGCAACGAAGATTACAACTACGCGCACTACAAGAACCCGGCGTTTGACGCGCTGTGGGACAACGGCGCCGTCGAAACCGACGCGGGCCGGCGCGCGGCGATCTATAAGGATATTCAGCAGACGGTGGCAAACGAGATGGTCTGGTATCCGATCGCCTACACCAACGCGGTGGTGGCGGTAGACAAACGCTTTGGCGGTACGCAGGAAGCGGAGCCGAAACCGGTCTACCTGTTCCAGGATTTGTCGAAAATCTATCAGCAATAA
- a CDS encoding ABC transporter permease, whose product MARRLVQLLPMLFFISLVSFLLVKLAPGDPVQAYITPRMSQDDIERVRHSLGLDRPLAMQYLLWLKNVARGDLGYSLISHRPVLTLIVERLPATLGLMGASMLLAVAIAISFGLLAGAFRHRWLDHLLNLVAYIGISVPIFWFGILLIIIFSVQLNWLPSMGMRTVGAADSWLDVVRHGVLPCVALTFYNLSHYVRYIRSHTITQLSADYVQTQLAYGATRAHILFRHVLKNVMLPVITLFGLSFSELVVGAYVTESVFSWPGMGLLGLQSITSLDYPLIMAMVMLSACMLVIGNLLADVLYRVADPRIKAMR is encoded by the coding sequence GTGGCGCGTCGGCTTGTGCAACTGTTGCCGATGCTGTTTTTTATTTCACTGGTGTCGTTTCTGCTGGTGAAGCTGGCGCCGGGCGACCCGGTGCAGGCGTATATCACGCCGCGTATGAGCCAGGATGACATCGAGCGGGTGCGCCATAGCCTCGGGTTAGACCGGCCGCTGGCGATGCAGTACCTGTTGTGGCTGAAAAACGTGGCGCGCGGCGATCTGGGCTATTCGCTGATTTCCCACCGCCCGGTGCTGACCCTGATCGTCGAGCGGCTGCCGGCGACGCTCGGCCTGATGGGCGCGTCGATGCTGCTGGCGGTGGCGATCGCCATATCGTTCGGGTTGCTGGCGGGCGCGTTCCGGCACCGCTGGCTGGATCATTTGCTCAATCTGGTGGCGTACATCGGTATTTCGGTGCCGATTTTCTGGTTCGGTATTCTGCTGATCATCATTTTTTCGGTCCAGCTTAACTGGTTGCCGAGCATGGGAATGCGTACCGTCGGGGCGGCGGATTCCTGGTTAGACGTGGTGCGGCACGGCGTGCTGCCGTGCGTGGCGTTGACCTTTTACAACCTGTCGCACTATGTGCGTTACATCCGCTCCCACACCATCACGCAACTCTCCGCTGACTACGTGCAAACGCAACTGGCGTATGGCGCAACGCGCGCGCATATCCTGTTTCGGCATGTGCTGAAAAACGTGATGTTGCCGGTTATCACCCTGTTCGGTCTGTCGTTTTCTGAACTGGTGGTAGGCGCTTATGTGACGGAAAGCGTGTTCTCCTGGCCGGGAATGGGATTGCTGGGCCTTCAGTCCATCACGTCATTGGATTACCCGCTGATCATGGCGATGGTGATGCTGTCGGCCTGCATGCTGGTGATCGGCAATTTGCTGGCGGATGTACTGTATCGCGTGGCCGATCCGCGCATCAAGGCAATGAGGTAA
- a CDS encoding ABC transporter permease, with amino-acid sequence MGRRWQQARQQLRRNRPAQLALAVLAVFGATSALAWLSPWDPNAMAIQARMLPPDGAHWFGTDEYGRDYFTRALYGGQISLMVGVLAMVFSTLIGTLVGTVSGYIGGRLDTVLMRAVDMLMSIPAFFLLLVLNAYLKPGVANIILIISALTWMSLSRLVRAETLSLKEREYVLYARASGERAWRIILRHIIPNILPTIMVAATLNIASAILMESTLSFLGLGVQQPNASWGSMLNNAQAYIGDATWLALFPGVLILLTVLSFNVLGDVFRTAFEPGAQRDE; translated from the coding sequence ATGGGAAGACGTTGGCAACAGGCAAGACAACAGCTGCGCCGCAACCGGCCGGCGCAGCTGGCGCTGGCGGTTCTGGCGGTGTTCGGCGCGACGTCGGCGCTGGCGTGGCTCAGCCCGTGGGACCCGAACGCCATGGCGATTCAGGCGCGGATGCTGCCGCCGGATGGCGCACACTGGTTCGGCACCGATGAATACGGCCGGGATTATTTTACCCGCGCGCTCTACGGCGGGCAGATTTCGCTGATGGTGGGCGTGCTGGCGATGGTGTTTTCCACCCTGATCGGCACGTTGGTGGGGACCGTCAGCGGTTACATTGGCGGCCGTCTGGATACGGTGCTGATGCGGGCGGTGGATATGCTGATGTCGATCCCGGCCTTCTTTCTGCTGCTGGTGTTGAATGCTTATCTTAAGCCGGGGGTCGCCAACATTATTCTGATCATCAGCGCGCTGACCTGGATGAGCCTGTCGAGGCTGGTGCGGGCGGAAACCCTGTCGCTGAAAGAGCGGGAGTATGTGCTGTACGCGCGCGCCTCCGGTGAACGGGCGTGGCGCATCATCCTGCGTCACATCATCCCCAATATTCTGCCCACCATTATGGTGGCGGCGACGCTGAATATCGCCTCGGCGATCCTGATGGAGTCCACGCTCAGCTTCCTCGGGCTGGGCGTGCAGCAGCCTAACGCCTCCTGGGGCAGTATGCTCAACAACGCGCAGGCGTATATTGGCGACGCCACCTGGCTGGCGCTGTTCCCCGGCGTGCTGATTCTGCTGACGGTGCTCAGTTTTAATGTGCTGGGCGATGTGTTTCGCACCGCGTTTGAACCGGGAGCGCAACGTGATGAATGA